A stretch of the Neodiprion lecontei isolate iyNeoLeco1 chromosome 4, iyNeoLeco1.1, whole genome shotgun sequence genome encodes the following:
- the LOC124293924 gene encoding uncharacterized protein LOC124293924 → MSIEEHIERQNDYIWRISRAVDILRKLGEANITYGQVKSRLDASNSSWNKFQDNHEKMSEIKFAAKGDQLDPIEKLSYFAKDHYGLCEEHFLSGEGVMLDLRESLKPAPAATAQAAAAPQDAPAGGSSKRLPRIELPTFAGNCSEWKPFHDLFSSMVRENSQLSEVEKLHHLKTSVTDEPLQLIKNISLTAENFPRAWETLVSQYENKRLLTDPHLATRFAIPRVTKKSSSELKSLHSNTCEAIEALELLDSPEKLGDHIIVHMTIRKLDPASLEEWEKSVSEKLEPPTFAELKAFLIGRIHTLEAVEQAHAHNQIATSKPHSSRGRSNLQTTGSHTTQSKEQSCACCKGNHYIAFCSTFRDKSLDQRREVVSAKKLCFNCLGPHQQKDCRSNKTCRVCNGRHHSLLHRNSSSISTAANRGTSQGQAAVAQPAVQNAPISKSASQGSNHSAQPTMIKRSPVEALVHPRLTSYLPSFRLLVEDWPHLRGLNLADPSFAHPSQIDVILGADTYSNIIGQGVRRGAPGTPIAQETQFGWVLFGCVSAEAARPSYGAVQGFQCSLDHELLNLVQKFWKPEEVSKPLVLTSEEERCEQHFRETVSRTASGRYVVRLPLKDNSVELGNSRNPAHQMLLRLEKRFDSDAKLKEAYSSFLREYRELGHMRRAINSPEDNPCVFYLPHHGVVRDSSSTTKLSVVFDGSQRTNLGLSLNNNQSKSANRPRGRSLTLATISSRVLIRHRQDVPTNFGPQ, encoded by the exons ATGTCGATCGAAGAACATATCGAACGTCAAAACGACTACATTTGGCGCATATCTCGTGCCGTCGACATTCTGCGCAAGCTCGGCGAGGCAAATATCACTTACGGGCAGGTGAAGTCGCGGCTTGATGCTTCAAATTCAAGTTGGAATAAGTTCCAAGACAATCACGAAAAGATGAGCGAGATCAAGTTCGCAGCGAAAGGTGATCAACTTGACCCGATTGAAAAGCTTTCGTACTTCGCGAAAGATCATTACGGACTGTGTGAAGAGCACTTCTTAAGTGGCGAAGGAGTGATGCTTGATCTTCGTGAATCGTTAAAGCCTGCGCCTGCAGCAACCGCGCAAGCCGCTGCAGCTCCTCAAGACGCACCAGCAGGAGGATCATCAAAACGGTTACCGCGTATCGAACTGCCCACTTTTGCGGGCAACTGCTCAGAATGGAAGCCGTTTCACGACCTCTTCTCGTCGATGGTTCGCGAAAATTCGCAACTTTCGGAAGTGGAAAAGCTGCACCACCTCAAAACCAGTGTGACCGATGAACCGTTACAACttatcaaaaacatttctctcACCGCAGAAAACTTCCCTCGAGCTTGGGAAACTCTCGTCTCACAATACGAAAACAAGCGGCTTCTGACTGATCCTCATCTCGCGACACGTTTCGCGATTCCTCGTGTtacaaaaaaatcatcatcgGAACTGAAGAGCTTGCACAGCAACACTTGCGAAGCTATTGAAGCGCTCGAACTTCTCGATAGTCCCGAGAAATTAGGGGATCACATCATCGTGCACATGACGATTCGCAAGCTCGACCCAGCATCTCTCGAAGAGTGGGAGAAAAGTGTTAGCGAGAAACTCGAGCCCCCCACTTTTGCGGAGCTCAAGGCGTTTCTCATCGGTCGCATCCACACCCTGGAAGCCGTGGAGCAAGCTCATGCTCATAATCAAATCGCGACGTCGAAACCGCACTCATCGCGAGGAAGGTCAAATCTTCAGACGACAGGGTCACATACAACGCAATCAAAGGAACAGTCGTGTGCTTGTTGCAAAGGCAACCACTACATCGCGTTCTGTTCGACCTTTCGCGACAAATCTCTGGATCAAAGAAGGGAAGTGGTTTCTGCGAAAAAGCTTTGCTTTAATTGTCTCGGTCCACATCAGCAGAAGGACTGTCGATCCAACAAAACGTGTCGCGTGTGCAACGGTCGACATCATTCCTTGCTGCATCGAAACTCTTCCTCAATCTCGACAGCTGCCAACCGCGGCACATCTCAAGGACAGGCCGCAGTAGCGCAACCCGCAGTGCAGAATGCACCGATCTCGAAAAGCGCCTCTCAGGGAAGCAACCACTCAGCTCAGCCTACAATGATCAAGCGCTCTCCG GTGGAGGCACTCGTGCATCCACGACTCACATCGTATCTACCCTCATTTCGACTTCTCGTCGAAGACTGGCCTCATCTACGTGGACTCAACCTCGCGGATCCAAGCTTTGCACATCCCAGTCAAATCGACGTAATTCTCGGAGCTGATACCTACAGCAATATCATTGGTCAAGGAGTTCGAAGAGGAGCACCAGGAACACCAATCGCGCAAGAAACTCAGTTCGGTTGGGTCCTCTTCGGCTGCGTTTCAGCGGAAGCAGCAAGACCCTCGTATGGTGCAGTCCAAGGCTTCCAATGCTCCCTCGATCACGAactgctcaatctcgtgcagAAGTTTTGGAAGCCAGAAGAAGTGTCGAAACCTTTAGTACTAACTTCCGAAGAAGAGCGTTGTGAGCAACACTTTCGCGAAACGGTTTCTCGAACTGCGTCGGGTCGTTACGTAGTTCGGCTGCCGCTCAAGGACAATTCGGTAGAGCTCGGCAACTCGCGGAATCCCGCGCATCAAATGCTCCTTCGTTTGGAGAAACGGTTCGACAGCGACGCGAAACTCAAGGAGGCTTACTCGAGCTTCCTTCGTGAATATCGTGAACTCGGGCACATGCGTCGCGCTATCAATTCACCTGAAGACAATCCCTGCGTGTTTTATCTTCCCCATCACGGTGTAGTTCGCGACAGCAGTTCCACAACAAAGTTGAGTGTCGTGTTCGACGGGTCTCAAAGAACCAACCTCGGACTCTCTCTCAATAACAATCAAAGCAAAAGTGCAAACCGACCTCGCGGACGATCTCTTACGCTGGCGACAATATCCAGTCGCGTTCTCATCAGACATCGTCAAGATGTACCGACAAATTTTGGTCCACAATGA